Genomic window (Chryseobacterium bernardetii):
TATTAAACAGCTTTTGCCTGCTAATTTTGCTTTATAGGCAAATACAGCTCCAAATAATCCCGATCCTACTATTAAGTAATCATATTTTTTCATCTTTAAATAATCAGTATTTTTTATGTTAATTTTTTATTGGATAAATTTTCATAAATATCCTTCACATTTTGAGCTTTTTCTCTTTTCAGCACTAATATTGCATCATCAGTAACAACTAAAATACTTTTTTTAAGTCCCAAAAATTCTGTATGAACATTTGTTCCAATTACCATATTCCCATGCTCATCTGTTGAATAACCGTTCTTCTTTAAATAACTGTATAGAGACTCAAAAGATCCCATATCAGACCATTTAAAATTCGACTTCACTACTTTCAATAGGTCAGTCTTCTCCATTACTGCATAGTCTACAGATATAGAAGGAATATTCATACTCTCTTCAATAGGCAATCTATCTTTATTTCTTGCATTAAAGGCAATCTCAGATTTTATATAAACATCAGGTTGGTATTTTTTAAGCTCTTTTAAGAAAATATCTGCTTTAAAACAAAACATTCCCGAATTCCATAAAAAATCACCTTTAGATATAAATTCTTGTGCAGTCTCCTTATTGGGTTTTTCTCTAAATCCAACCACATTATTACCTTTTACCTGAATATAGCCAAACCCAGTTTCAGGTTTAGTAGGAACCAGCCCAAATGTAACAATAGAGTTTTGTTTCGCCAAATTAATGGCTTCGTTAACAGATCTTATATACTCATCTTCATCTTCTATTAGATGGTCAGAGGGTGTAATAAGTAA
Coding sequences:
- a CDS encoding mannose-1-phosphate guanylyltransferase, producing the protein MPKIINVILSGGVGSRLWPLSRKNKPKQYLNIFGEKSLFQLTAIRNISLCDTLTVIGNTDNFELSSKALREIDIRQYQQIVEASPRNTAAAIAFAAFSADKDDILLITPSDHLIEDEDEYIRSVNEAINLAKQNSIVTFGLVPTKPETGFGYIQVKGNNVVGFREKPNKETAQEFISKGDFLWNSGMFCFKADIFLKELKKYQPDVYIKSEIAFNARNKDRLPIEESMNIPSISVDYAVMEKTDLLKVVKSNFKWSDMGSFESLYSYLKKNGYSTDEHGNMVIGTNVHTEFLGLKKSILVVTDDAILVLKREKAQNVKDIYENLSNKKLT